The genomic interval CAATAGATCGTGTCTCAACTGTTTTCCCCAGCGCCCATACCGTCAGTCCGCGTATTAAGGATGACGGATGGTCAAGGAAGGGGAGGATATCTTCAACTGACGGAAGCATCAGTTCTTTATTCATTTCACCTACTCTTCCAAATGCCCAAAGTATGCCGGGCAGCAGCGGCTCTTCCTCATTAAACGATACAATAATAGGTGCGATATCTGAACAGAGCACGGGATTGTTCCTTACTATTTCGCCAAGCATCTCAGGGGAGCTCCAGCCTATTCCGCCTGACTCATCCCTTATCATCCATAACAGCCGGCCTACAAGGTTCCTGACCGTGTTTGGATCGTCTTTAGCGATCAACGCAGATAATATTCCGACTCCCTCTATAGCACGCCATGCAAGGATACTTTTCTTGTCATAAGTGAGGGATATAAGGAGGCGGAGGATTTTTCTGTTCTCAGGCCACAGATCAAAGAGGCGGGGGTATTCTTGTGATTCCAGGATAGCTATGACTTTTTTCTTCAGAGTGGTCTGCATATTAAGCGGAAAGGCAAAAAGTTAATTAATGATTTTTAATAGCTGTGTGCCTTGTCTTTTTACTTTTCTTTGTCTGTCAACCTCATGAAAAGAAGCTTGCCTGCCTTCTCTCCTTCGCCGCCCCTTCCGGTAGTGTTGGAATGGAAGATATAGTCCATATCAATGTCTTCATAATCTTCCGGGTTAAGAGTCAGTGCCCTTTCCACGTCTCCTTTGCAGACGAACTGCAGGGCTTCCATATATATCTGGCCAAGATGATGGCCGGTGCGGTCAAATACATAAACTGAACCGCATGTGCATATCCCGCCAGTTATCTCAAGAGCCTTGAACCTTATCTCAACAGGCCTTGAGAGGAAGTTGTCACAGAACGGGCATTGTAGAGGTCTTGGTCTTGCCATAATGATTTGCTGGAAAAGTTTTCCTTAATTTTGATCTTTATATTTTATTGCGCAGTTTATTATACCATCTGCCCACTCCGGTGAGCCAATGGCATGAAGGTGGGTATAGGTTGCAAGGACATTTTTATAGCATATCCCATCCATATTTTCGTATATCCCCTTGCCGCGCTTTATATTAAAGCACATATCAGGCCTTTCATTCCCGATATCCGTAACCTTGGAGTAATGGAATTCATGCCCCTTTAATATGCAGCCCTTCTTGAAGAAAGGATTATCTTCTCTGACCTCAATTACGGTATATCCGTGAGCCTGCGGCCTTGCTTCAAGACTGAAGACGAGTGGGAATATGCCTGCCATCGGATATGTTTTATTATCCAGGACGAGGCTCTTTCCAAGGTACATCAACCCGCCGCATTCTGCATATACAGGCAGGCCGTTCTCAACATAGCTGCGAAGAGAATCTTTGAATCCCGTATTCTCAGAAAGTGCTATCGCATTTGTCTCAGGGAAGCCGCCTCCGATATACAGCGCATGAAGTTCAGGGAGGCAATTGTCTTTCAAGACGCTTATCTCTATGATCTCAGCGCCCCTCTTTTCGAGTTCCTCAATATTTTCCGGATAGTAGAACTGAAATGCAGAGTCTCTGAGTATGCCGATTTTTAGAGATGAATTCTTAATTATTGATTTTTCATGCTTGGCTTCTGGTTTCTCAGCCGGTTGTTCTGCTTCAGAAGCTATTTGCCATATTGAGTCGAGATCCAGATACTCCATAGCCAGCGCATTAATGGAGGATATGGAATTGCTTATCTCCGCATGCTCCTGAAAAGGGGTCAGCCCCATATGTCTTTCAGGGAAGGGATTATGGTTTAATCTGGGTATCGCACCGACAACAGGAATTCCGCAATGAGTTTCTATAGCCTTTCTTATCAGCGCCTCTTGCCGCTTTGTTGCGACATTGTTGAGTACAACCCCTTTGATAGGCACATTCGTGTCCATCTTCTGGCATCCAAGGATTTGTGCGGCGATAGTGTTTGTTGCCTTTGTGCAGTCTATGATGATCAATACAGGTGTCTTAAGCAGCTTCGCAAGCTCTGCGGTGCTGTAAGTACCCTCATGGTCCATTCCGTCATACAGCCCTCTGTTGCCCTCGATAACAGCTATCTCCGTATCTTCAGCATGTGAGAAGAAGGAATCGGTTATCTGCTGCTGCTCCATCATGAATAGGTCAAGGTTATAGCATGGGCTGCCTGATGCCTGCGCAAGCCATCCTGCATCAATATAGTCAGGGCCTTTTTTAAAAGCGGTGACTTTACGCCCTTTATTCTTCCATGCAGAGCATAAACTCAGTGACAGGATGGTCTTTCCGCTTCCGCCTCTGAGGCCTGAAATGATTATTCTTGGGAGTGGTTTAAGCATGATGGTTTTATAGAGGGAAGAATAGAAAAAAATCGGGGTTCAAAAGCGGATCAAGTCTTGTAGTGATCAGCCTCTGAACCCCGAAAAAAAGTAAAGTTGATTAGATGAGGCCTTTCTCTTTTAATAAGCTGTCCAGGTCCATTCCCTTCTCTTTAAGGTACTCTTCGCCCGGTATCTCTACTGAACTGGCGCCGCCGCCGTAGGAGTACATGAGCAGGCCTTCATTGATCAGCGCTCTCATGGCTGCTTTAACAACATCCTTGTCTTCGCCTGAGCTGGCAGATACCTCTTTGATGATATCTTTTTCTTTAAGCTTCTTCTTGCCTTTCATCTTTAAGCTGTAGTCATAAATTATTTTCTGTATCTCACGTTCTTCCATAATGCGTCCCCCTTTTATATATTAATTGGGTTTATTTTGGTAAAACTAAATTAATCTTTACGCCTTGAATTGTCAAGTTGAAAAGTCATATGGGAAGCGGCCGCTCAGGCCGCTTCCCATAATTTTATCAGTAACTGTTTTCCGTTAATACTTAAATGCTGCTGATGTTCTAAGGGTGTCTCTCATGAATGTGAAGTCATCAATGTGCTGGAACGTGAACTTGATGCCTGTTTCTTTAAAGAAGGCTTCCCAGCCGATCCTCTCTATCCACTCGCCGACCCTCTCATGCTTCTTTGCACCCTTTTCATAGGTCTCAAGGATGTTCTTGATGGCGTCAACCACTTTCGGCCACCTTGGAGGATCATTGTAGAAGAACGGGATGGCAAGTTTGGAGAATTTAGGATCTGTTCTCAAACTGCCTATCTTGCCGCCTACAACTATTGCAACGCCGTCCTCTTCCGGATTATGAATATCGATCGGAGGGCAGACTGTGAAACAGTTTCCGCAGTACATACATTTCTCTTCATTGATTGTGATAGTCTTTTCTTTCGGGTTCGGCCTGATAGCTGCTGTAGGGCATGAACCGATAGTTGTCGGGATCTCACATGACTTGGTAACCATCGCATGGTTGATCACAGGCGGTTTTCTGTGAACAGCAACAACCGCTATGTCAGAGCAGTGAACAGCGCCGCACATATTAACGCAGCATGCAACTGCAAGCCTGACTTTGTTAGGAAGCGATTTTGTAGTGAAATAGTCATGGAGTTCGTCCATGATAGCCTTAACAAGTCCTGAAGCGTCTGTGCACGCGCTGTGGCAGTGTACCCATCCCTGAGTGTGGATGATATTGCTTATCCTCGGCCCGATTCCTCCGACAGAATATTTCTTCTCTTTAAGGTCAGCAAGGAGACCCGCAACTTTACTTTCGTCAGATACGAGGAACTCAATATTGTTCCTTGTAGTGAAGCGGAGGTACCCGCCGCAATGTTTCTCTGCAAGGTCGCAGATCTCGCGGATGGTAACTGTGCTCAGGATCCTTGGAGATGCGGCCCTTACGGTAAATATCTTGTCGCCGCTCTCTGCCACATGCACCATTGTGCCGGGTGTCAGGACTTCGTGATACTTCCATGTGCCGTAATTTTTCTTAATGACCGGCGGCAGAAATTTTTCATAATGCGGTGGTCCTATATCGGTTTGTCTTGCTGGTAATGACATATAATTTCCTCCTTAATTTATATTGATTATTATTTTTCGAGATCGCTTTCTGACCAGAAGAAGAACGGGTCTTTTCTCGGCTCATATACCTGCTGCGGCTGAGGTTCAACACCGATAGCCTCAAGGAAAGGCCTCATGCCTTTTACTTCGATGAGTTCGCCTATTCTCTCTCTAGGTTTGGCGTTGTCATCCCACCACTCGATTATGCTTACGATCATATCTGTCAATTCTTCATAAGGAGCTTCGCACTTAATGAACGGAACAACAACCCATGAAAGAAGTGAACCCACAACGATTGGCGCCTTGCTTCCGATAAGGATGGTTGCGCCTTTCTCTTTACCCGGCCTTAAAGCCTTTGTCATCTTTGCGATACAGTGCATGCACCTGTTGCAGTCAGCATCAGCGATCTTGATCTTGCCGCCTTCGAAAGACATGCAGTCTGTAGGACACATCTCGATTATCTCTTTCTGGATGTCCATACCGGCATCAGCATAATTCTTGACCTCTGCCTGATCTATCTGGATCGCGCCCTTCCATGTGCCGATAATTGAACAGTCTGCGCGGGCTATAGCAGCAACGCAGTCGCATGCGCAGCCTGATACCTTTATCTTGAATTTGTAGGGGAATGACGGTCTGTGCATCTCATCCTGGAAATGCTGTGTAAGAGAGTTGCAGATATCCATTGAATCGATATTTGCCCACTCACAGCGTGCTTTTCCTACGCAGCAGCTCGGTGTTCTCATTGCTGAGCCTGAACTTCCGAGGTCCCATCCGCGTGATGAATATTCTGCAAAGATAGCTTCAAGCTTATCAGTGGTTGTCCCGAGAAGAACGAGGTCACCGGTGGAGCCGTGAAGGTTTGTGAGTCCGCTTCCGTATTTGTCCCAGATGTCGCAGATCATCCTGAGCGCTTCTGCAGTGTAGAAGAAACCGCTTGGCTGATTGAGCCTTACTGTGTGGAAGTGTGCAACTCCGGGGAACTCTTCGGGCAGAGAGGAGTATCTTCCGATAACACCGCCGCCGTAACCGAGAACTCCGACGATACCGCCGTGCTTCCAGTAGCCGCGCTTGGTGACATAGGACTTCTCAACCTGGCCCAGCTCATCATCTGCCATGTTCGGCATGGAGCTGCTTAAGCTTGCCTTCTTGATCTCTGTGACGAAACTCGGCCATGGGCCTTTTTCCAGTTCGTCAAGCATTGGGGTTTTGTACTTACTCATTTATTCCTCCTTGTGGTATTGAGGTTTACAAGAATTATCTCTTGTACATTAAAAATCTATTATTTATCAGCGTGAATGAGTCCGCTTATAAGCAATGGTATGGCTTGACACAGAATGCCATGATAATATGTTGAACATTTGGAAATCAAATAAGAAAATCTTATTAATTAATCATGGATACTTATTTTTGCCTGACAGACTTAAGGTTTTGACGATTCTTTTTATACATTTCCTTGAATAGTCAGCTGTCCTGGACATATAATGCAATAATCTATGGAAATCATTACAACACATATCAATGCTGACTTTGACGCTGTTGCCTCAATGGTAGCTGCAAAGAAGTATTATCCCGGGGCGGTTCTGGTCTTTTCAGGTTCACAGGAGAAGAGTGTCCGGGAATTTCTGGCATCCTCACAATTAGAGCTTGATGTTAAGAGCTTCAAGGAAGTTGCTCTTGATGATGTGGAACGACTTGTCATAGTTGATATAAATTCCTCTAAAAGGATAGGGGGCTTTTCAGAGATATTCGGCCGGAAGGGGCTTGACGTGCATGTTTACGACCACCACCCGTCATCTCTTAATGGAATTAAGGGGCACAAGATGGTGATCCAGAATGTAGGCGCCACAATAACGATATTTGCCGAGATGCTCATGAAGGATAAGGTGAAATTGTCGCCTGCCGAAGCAACACTCATGATGCTTGGGATATATGAAGAGACAGGCTCTCTTGTATTTCCGGGTACGACTGTAAGGGATATGAATGCAGCAGCTTATCTCCTTCAGAATGGGGCAAATCTTAATATTGTCTCAAGATTTATGAGCAGAAAACTTGGCCCTGAGGAAATAGACCTTCTCAATGAGCTTATGCATTCGGCAAATGACTATGTCATACATGAGGCGAGGATAAAGATAGCCAAGGCTTCAAGAGATGACTATATAGGAGATATAGCGTATCTTGCGCATAAGGTAATGGATGTAAAGGATATTGACGCGATATTCCTAATCGTGATGATGGGAGAGAGGGTCAATATAATTGCAAGAAGCAATGTTGCCGAGGTGAATGTCTCTGAAATGCTTGAACCTTTTGGCGGAGGCGGCCATCACGCTGCCGCATCAGCAGTGGCAGGGAATATCTCTCTTGAAGATGCAGAAGAGAGACTGCTGAAGGTGCTGAATGACAAAGTTCATCCCACAAAGACAGCATCTGACATCATGACAAGTCCGGTCAAGTCCATATCCTGGAAAAGTTCAATAGCTGTTGCTGAAAAGAGCATGACGAGATTCAGTGTAAATGTTCTGCCGATACTAAAAGGCACTGCCTTTTTTGGGACAATATCAAGAGAAGCGGTTGAAAAAGCGCTCTTTCATGGTTTCGGGGATAGCCTGGTATCAGAGTTCTGCACAACTGATACGCAGACAGTTTCGCCTTCAACGCCGTTAAATATGGTGGAGCAGCTTATGATAGAGCAGAATCAGAGATTCATGCCTGTTTTGGAAGGTCAAAAGGTGATCGGAGCCATTACACGTACCGACCTTCTAAGGTCTATCTATGAGAGCCTTTTAAGAAAGGGCAGGCTTGAGACAGGCGAGCCGCTTAGGGATAAACCTTCTATCGGAAGGAACCTCGCGTCAATTATGAGGTCAAAGTTTCCTGAAGAGGTCTTCAAGCTGCTTGTGCTTGCCGGAGAAGTTGCTGAACAATCAGGATTTTCCGCATATCTGGTCGGCGGTTCTGTTAGGGATCTGAAACGCGGTGAGTCAAATCTGGACATTGATATCGTAGTAGAAGGTGACGGCATAGAGTTTGCCCGGGATCTCGGCAAGAGGCTCAAGGCAAAAGTGAAGGCGCACCAGAGATTTGGGACTGCGGTTATTGTCACAGACTTTCTTAAATTTGATGTGGCAACTGCAAGAACAGAATATTACGAATCCCCGGCCGCGCTGCCTCAGGTGGAGATATCCTCAATAAAAAAAGATCTTTACAGAAGGGATTTCACTATAAACACTTTGGCTGTCCTGCTTAATCCCGGCAAGTTCGGCCAGCTTCTGGACTTTTTCGGAGGTCAGAGGGATATCAAGGAAAAAACCATAAGGATACTCCACAATCTTAGCTTTATCGAAGACCCTACAAGGGCGTTCAGGGCGATAAGATTCTCAGAGAGGTTCGGCTTTAACATAAGCAAGCACACAATGAACCTGATCAGGACAGCTGTGCGCATCAATTTGTTTGACAAACTGTCAGGCGCAAGGCTTTATGACGAGCTGAATCTCCTGTTTCATGAAACTGAACCCGCAAGAGCGATCAAAAGGCTCTCTGAATTTGACCTTCTCAGATTTATCCATCCTTCAATTAAACTTACAAACGGGCTCCTTAAGAAAATTGAGGCTCTCCATGAAGTTTATGTATGGTTTAACTTGCTGTATATTGAGGAAAATATCAATATTACCCACCTCTTTCTCATAGCCCTTCTTGAGGTGCTTGATGCTGAAGAAAGGGAGAGCGCGTTACAGAGGCTGAAAATGCCGGCAAGCGTAAGAAAAGAGATTATTGAGAGTATTTATAAATCTGACAACGCATTGAAAGGATTGAGAAAAGCATCTGCAAAAGAGATCTATCACATCCTTTCACCTCTTACGATTTCCGCCATCCTTTTTGCCATGGCAAAGGCAAAGGGCAACGAGGAGAAGAAAGCAATTTCCCTATTTCTGGTAAAGATCCGCAGCACCAGAACGGAACTGGCCGGCAAAGATTTAAAATTAATGGGCTATAAGACCGGCCCTCTCTTCAAAAAAATATTCAAGGCAATTATAGATGCAAGGCTCGAAGGTCTGGTCAAAAGCCGTCAGGATGAAGTGAAATTTGTAAAGAAACAGTTCCCGGTAAAGGGGAACTTCTTAGAGTGACTTAAGAGCTGCATATATATATATAATAAAAAAAATAACATAATTCACTTGACACGGCAACTCAAGTATGGTATTTTTTTAAATCTGTAAAAGGATATATATATATAACAAGGGGTAGAAAAAGATATTACTTGTGCATTTGCGCGAGTAAATTTTATTACACTTTACATAGACAAATTAAGCAAGATAAGATAAAAATAATAATTTTTTATAACTATAGGATTCCAATAAATCTCAGGAGGAATGATGAAGAATTCAGTCAGTATGAAAACCGGGAGTTTCCTTTTAATCTTTTTGCTTGTTATAGCAGTTGCATTTATCCCAGTAAGCGGTTTCAGTGAAGATCTGCCGGATGTTATTCATGTAAAGGAATTCAGTATCATAGGCAACAAGGCGATGGATACTGATGATATACAGGCCTGCCTTGTAGATTATACAGATAAAGACTATACACTTGAAGGACTGAAGGATATAGCGGATCGCATCACCGACCTCTATGAGCAGGAGGGATATGGACTGGCAAAGGCCTACATCCCCAAGCAGGCGATAGAAGACGGGATAGTCACCATTGCGGTTGTTGAAGGTGAGCTTGGTTTCATTGAGGTCACTGATAACAAATACTATACCAGCGAGTATGTAAGAAACTGGTTTTCTCATCTGAAGAGAGATGCTGTAAGAGATCAGGACATAGAACGCGCAATCCTCCTTGTAAACGATACAAATGCATTAAATGTCACAACCGCATTCAGAAGGGGCAATAAGCCCGGAACCGCCGATCTCATTGTAAAGGTCGAGGATAGCTACCCATTAAATCTTGACCTGGAATACAGCAACCATGGCAACCCGCTTATCAGCAGGGACAGGTTTGGTATTAACCTGCAGGCAGGACTGAGCCCGTTCAGCGGGAGCGAGATAAGCATTAGAGCCCTCATGGGCAAGAGCTTTGACAAGACCTTTTACGGCCTTATCAACTATGAAACCCCGATCGGCTATCAGGGAGCAAAATGGGGATTGAGATATCTGTACGCTGATTACCTTGTAGGCGGAGACCTTGAGTCGCTCGGCATCGAGGGCGAGTCCCAGATTCTAGGCGGTTATATCAAATATCCATTTGTCAGAACGAAGAAACATAACTTTTACACAACGGTCGGGTTTGATTACAAGCATATGTTTGAGAGAGTTATGGATGTTCAGAAGAGCAATGACGACCTGAGTGTCGCGTATCTCAGGCTCGATTACGATGTTATAGACAGATTCCTCGGGGATAAGATGCTTGCAAAGAACTATGTTGCACTTACTTATTCACACGGCTTTAATAAGGTCTTCGGGAGCCTCGGTAATGACGAAGAGGACAATAACAGTGTATTTAAAGCAGACGGTAAGTTCGACAAAATTAACCTTGACGTTGTCAGAGTGCAGAAATTATGGAAAGACATTATCGTTCTTGCTAAAGGTTCAGGGCAGTATTCAGAACATATACTCACCTCAGGCGAGAAGTTCAGTATAGGCGGTGCTAACTCTGTCAGGGGCAAACGTCTCGGAGAGTTCGTTGGTGAAAAAGGATACCTCGCGTCACTTGAGATCAGTTCTTCATATCCATTCATTTGGCTGAAGAACCTACTCATGCTCGGCAAGAAGGTCAGTGACGAGGATGTTAAGAAGACGATACGCGCGGTTGCATTCGGTGACCATGCCGGCGTATTTTTGGTTGACAATGGTGCAAATCCGGAAATCAGCAAAAACAATTCAGACTATCTGACAAGCATAGGTTTTGGAGCAAGGCTCTATTTATTTGACAGGGTTGATGTTAAGTTTGACGTAGGCTATCCGTTATGGAAAGGTGATTTTAACTGGGGCGATAGCATCACCTATGTCCAGGTTAACTATAACGCTGTAAAGTTCTAAGCCGTATTTAATTCAAAAACAGAAGTTGACAATTTAAATAAATATGATAGTTATGATATTAAACAATAAAGAAGAGTCAGGAGGAGGGGTCAGATGTTAAGTAATTTAATGAAAAAGATTTCACAGGTTTTTCTTGTATATCTTTTAACCTGGGGGCTGATATTCCCGTCGTTCATCTTTGCGGCGGACCTGCCGACAGGCGGGACGATCACCGGCGGTCAGGCAACCATCACCACCGGCGCTACTAATCTTGACATCGACCAGAGCAGCAACAGGGCCGTGTCTGAATGGAACAACTTCAGCATCGGCAACGGCTTCACGGTCAATGTGAACCAATGCCCGACTTGCGCCCATTTGGCTATGGACGTCGGCGGGGATATATCCTCAATCTACGGAACTCTTAATGCCCAAGGTGCGTTCTGGCTCTCTAACAGCAGAGGCATCTATGTAGGACAGTCTGGCGTATTTAATGTGGGGAACCTCCTCCTCAGCACATTGAATATTTCCGGTCAGGACTTCATGGCAGGTAATTTTCATTTTGCACAGGACCCTAATTCTCCTTTAGCATATATATTTAACAAAGGCACTATTAACGCTGCAAACGGCGGTTATGCAGCCCTCATAGCTCCATCTATAATAAATGAAGGCATAATCGGCGCAAACCTCGGTAAGGTCTATGGAATCGCAGGCGAAGAAGCTGTCCTCAACTTTGGCGGCGACAGCCTTATCGGGTTCACTGTTGACGGCGCAGTTACAGACGACATCATCGGCCCTGACGGCAATCCTGTCAGCGCCAATATAATGAATAACGGCATCATTCAGGCAAACGGCGGCGAGGTCGTACTCAAGGCAAACACAGCTTACGGCGTAATTAAATCAGTGGTTAATAATTCAGGCGTTATCGAGGCAAGATCCTTTACGAATAGTAACGGAAAGATAGTCCTTGACGGCGGCGACAGCGGTATTGTTGAGAACAATGGGATAATTACAGCTTCAGCAGCAGAAGCTGGCGCAGACGGCGGTGACATTCAGATATCAGGTGATGTTATCAGCAACGCAGGCACTATCACGGCAGATGCCGGAGACAACGCTACTGCAGGAAACATAGATGTAATAGCAGACTCTCTCCTCACTCTTGAAGGCACAAGCCGTTTATCTGCTCGCGGAGCTGATGTTAATTCTGACGGCGGCGACATCTATCTCTGGTCAGATGACGACGCTTTTGCTCTTGCCGGTCAGGTCATTGATATATCGGGCGGTACGACATCAGGCAACGGCGGCACTGCTGAGTTAAGTTCCGGTGATTATGTATCATTTGACGGTTCGATTCTCGGTTATTCACAGGGCGGTCAGCAGGGTTCATTTATAATCGACCCTCCTTCTGCGTCTATAAGCGGTAATATTGCGGCTAACACAACTGTTTGGGCTCAACAGGATATAACAATCACCGGCAATGTCACGGTTGATACGTCAGGCGGAAGTGTTGCGTTATATCTGTTGGCAGACCACGATGACTTCGCTACTTTCCCTCTTCCTCCTAACCCAGGAGATTGGCAGCCAGGAGGCGGTTATGGAACCATTCAAAACAGCGGCGGCAACTGGACGATATCAGAGATAGGATTTGCGGGAACATCGACTGTTCATCTTTATGCTTCTGACTTTTTACCAGGCAATGATATTATCGGTACTGACTTGTCACCTATTGACTTGAGGGGGATTAACGAGACAGTTATTGCGGTCAGAAATGATCCTAACGGAAGCAATGGGAATAATGTCTTTTTAGCCGGTGATGACCTTGTTATCAGAGGAGACTTATACCTCGGCAATTTAGATCTTGAGACTACCGGCACTATTACCCAGACAGCTGCGCTGACAAGTATCGCGAC from Thermodesulfovibrionia bacterium carries:
- a CDS encoding HEAT repeat domain-containing protein, with translation MQTTLKKKVIAILESQEYPRLFDLWPENRKILRLLISLTYDKKSILAWRAIEGVGILSALIAKDDPNTVRNLVGRLLWMIRDESGGIGWSSPEMLGEIVRNNPVLCSDIAPIIVSFNEEEPLLPGILWAFGRVGEMNKELMLPSVEDILPFLDHPSSLIRGLTVWALGKTVETRSIAKRKAMTSDSGSLIIYDNSRLIETTVGRIASIALNP
- a CDS encoding cobyrinate a,c-diamide synthase, producing the protein MLKPLPRIIISGLRGGSGKTILSLSLCSAWKNKGRKVTAFKKGPDYIDAGWLAQASGSPCYNLDLFMMEQQQITDSFFSHAEDTEIAVIEGNRGLYDGMDHEGTYSTAELAKLLKTPVLIIIDCTKATNTIAAQILGCQKMDTNVPIKGVVLNNVATKRQEALIRKAIETHCGIPVVGAIPRLNHNPFPERHMGLTPFQEHAEISNSISSINALAMEYLDLDSIWQIASEAEQPAEKPEAKHEKSIIKNSSLKIGILRDSAFQFYYPENIEELEKRGAEIIEISVLKDNCLPELHALYIGGGFPETNAIALSENTGFKDSLRSYVENGLPVYAECGGLMYLGKSLVLDNKTYPMAGIFPLVFSLEARPQAHGYTVIEVREDNPFFKKGCILKGHEFHYSKVTDIGNERPDMCFNIKRGKGIYENMDGICYKNVLATYTHLHAIGSPEWADGIINCAIKYKDQN
- the dsrB gene encoding dissimilatory-type sulfite reductase subunit beta — its product is MSLPARQTDIGPPHYEKFLPPVIKKNYGTWKYHEVLTPGTMVHVAESGDKIFTVRAASPRILSTVTIREICDLAEKHCGGYLRFTTRNNIEFLVSDESKVAGLLADLKEKKYSVGGIGPRISNIIHTQGWVHCHSACTDASGLVKAIMDELHDYFTTKSLPNKVRLAVACCVNMCGAVHCSDIAVVAVHRKPPVINHAMVTKSCEIPTTIGSCPTAAIRPNPKEKTITINEEKCMYCGNCFTVCPPIDIHNPEEDGVAIVVGGKIGSLRTDPKFSKLAIPFFYNDPPRWPKVVDAIKNILETYEKGAKKHERVGEWIERIGWEAFFKETGIKFTFQHIDDFTFMRDTLRTSAAFKY
- the dsrA gene encoding dissimilatory-type sulfite reductase subunit alpha, translating into MSKYKTPMLDELEKGPWPSFVTEIKKASLSSSMPNMADDELGQVEKSYVTKRGYWKHGGIVGVLGYGGGVIGRYSSLPEEFPGVAHFHTVRLNQPSGFFYTAEALRMICDIWDKYGSGLTNLHGSTGDLVLLGTTTDKLEAIFAEYSSRGWDLGSSGSAMRTPSCCVGKARCEWANIDSMDICNSLTQHFQDEMHRPSFPYKFKIKVSGCACDCVAAIARADCSIIGTWKGAIQIDQAEVKNYADAGMDIQKEIIEMCPTDCMSFEGGKIKIADADCNRCMHCIAKMTKALRPGKEKGATILIGSKAPIVVGSLLSWVVVPFIKCEAPYEELTDMIVSIIEWWDDNAKPRERIGELIEVKGMRPFLEAIGVEPQPQQVYEPRKDPFFFWSESDLEK
- a CDS encoding DHH family phosphoesterase, coding for MEIITTHINADFDAVASMVAAKKYYPGAVLVFSGSQEKSVREFLASSQLELDVKSFKEVALDDVERLVIVDINSSKRIGGFSEIFGRKGLDVHVYDHHPSSLNGIKGHKMVIQNVGATITIFAEMLMKDKVKLSPAEATLMMLGIYEETGSLVFPGTTVRDMNAAAYLLQNGANLNIVSRFMSRKLGPEEIDLLNELMHSANDYVIHEARIKIAKASRDDYIGDIAYLAHKVMDVKDIDAIFLIVMMGERVNIIARSNVAEVNVSEMLEPFGGGGHHAAASAVAGNISLEDAEERLLKVLNDKVHPTKTASDIMTSPVKSISWKSSIAVAEKSMTRFSVNVLPILKGTAFFGTISREAVEKALFHGFGDSLVSEFCTTDTQTVSPSTPLNMVEQLMIEQNQRFMPVLEGQKVIGAITRTDLLRSIYESLLRKGRLETGEPLRDKPSIGRNLASIMRSKFPEEVFKLLVLAGEVAEQSGFSAYLVGGSVRDLKRGESNLDIDIVVEGDGIEFARDLGKRLKAKVKAHQRFGTAVIVTDFLKFDVATARTEYYESPAALPQVEISSIKKDLYRRDFTINTLAVLLNPGKFGQLLDFFGGQRDIKEKTIRILHNLSFIEDPTRAFRAIRFSERFGFNISKHTMNLIRTAVRINLFDKLSGARLYDELNLLFHETEPARAIKRLSEFDLLRFIHPSIKLTNGLLKKIEALHEVYVWFNLLYIEENINITHLFLIALLEVLDAEERESALQRLKMPASVRKEIIESIYKSDNALKGLRKASAKEIYHILSPLTISAILFAMAKAKGNEEKKAISLFLVKIRSTRTELAGKDLKLMGYKTGPLFKKIFKAIIDARLEGLVKSRQDEVKFVKKQFPVKGNFLE
- a CDS encoding ShlB/FhaC/HecB family hemolysin secretion/activation protein; the encoded protein is MMKNSVSMKTGSFLLIFLLVIAVAFIPVSGFSEDLPDVIHVKEFSIIGNKAMDTDDIQACLVDYTDKDYTLEGLKDIADRITDLYEQEGYGLAKAYIPKQAIEDGIVTIAVVEGELGFIEVTDNKYYTSEYVRNWFSHLKRDAVRDQDIERAILLVNDTNALNVTTAFRRGNKPGTADLIVKVEDSYPLNLDLEYSNHGNPLISRDRFGINLQAGLSPFSGSEISIRALMGKSFDKTFYGLINYETPIGYQGAKWGLRYLYADYLVGGDLESLGIEGESQILGGYIKYPFVRTKKHNFYTTVGFDYKHMFERVMDVQKSNDDLSVAYLRLDYDVIDRFLGDKMLAKNYVALTYSHGFNKVFGSLGNDEEDNNSVFKADGKFDKINLDVVRVQKLWKDIIVLAKGSGQYSEHILTSGEKFSIGGANSVRGKRLGEFVGEKGYLASLEISSSYPFIWLKNLLMLGKKVSDEDVKKTIRAVAFGDHAGVFLVDNGANPEISKNNSDYLTSIGFGARLYLFDRVDVKFDVGYPLWKGDFNWGDSITYVQVNYNAVKF